The genomic stretch ATCAACTGAGGAATCCAGTTTTTAATGGTATCTCTTGGTACAAAAATACAGAACAATGTATTTTCCCTTTGGAATACATGGCCACCATGGAATTATATAATGCTTTGCATTCTTTTACTTTGGTCATTTAATGGAGAAtgtagttaaaaaaaaaagcctTAAAACATAAAATTGTTTCACATGGATAGGATTGTAAATTACTACTgcctattttattattattattattattatacaacTAAAAATTGTATGAAAATCTAAAATGCTAGAATTATGTGTAAAATGGTATGAGTTGATACCATGCCACCTAACTCTCACATAACAATTTTGCCACACCTAGCATCCATCTTTATTAAGTCCCTCTCAACTTACACATGAATCTCCAAACATATTCACCTACCTATTTTCCAATCTTCACATGAATATTTATTTACACTTATATATAAGACACACAATAATAGGGGTGTAAGTTACCGAGCCGAATCGAAATTTACCgcaaaattgaattgaaatttaCCACAAAATTGAGCTGAAATTTACAACAACTGAATAAAAAATCGAAGAAGTGGTTTAGTAATGCATtgaaatgaaaattttaaacttAACAAATGTGTTTGTTTTATGTTTAGTTGTTAGAATGAGTTGAAATTGTGTTAAATttgaatgtaatgtaatgtTATTTCAGCTTATTGATTGGTTTGAATATCATTTTActaagattaattttttattagttaggatttaaaaaccgaaaaaaaacgACCGAATCAAATCGTTTTTAGTTTGATTCGGTTCGATTCAGTTGCTACACAGACAATAAACCAATTAATTGATATCCTGTGAAAACCGAACATATTGATTCGGTTGGTTTTTAGTCCAAAATCAAAACCAATAACACCCCTGCACAACAACATGAGATGACTAGAATCATCAACAATTACTCTATCTAAAATTGTTAGTATTTGGATTGTTTAGTAGTAATTAAAATGTtcaattttggatcaaattatGGCTTGGTGTGTGATGATTAGGGATAGAGCTTAATTAATCATTGCAATTTCATTAGTTACTTTACATCTTACATtgacatgaaaaaaaaaaaaagactttaCCAAGATCTCCACCTCATTCACAAGATATCCTTATATATCAAGTCCATTTCAACTATCTATAAGACTAATTCTCAAACTCAAAACACTTCATTCAATTAGTAACTCTTCCTCTCTTTCTTTGTTTATTagaatttagggtttagggtttagagtcaAAAATCTCGGGGATCAACAAAAATAACTGGAGAAGAGGATTTAGAAGTCAACCAATCGGACGGCTCACATTTCTTGTCAAGATTCTTGATGCACCACATGTCCTCAGCCCATGAGAACTTGGTCCAATGTGGGACAGCCTCTCTAACTGGGTCCCTTAGGCCCAACTCAGCCACAATGGCCCCACATCCACCATCATCTCTAGCCATATTGTGCACAAGTCCACATAGACCCTTCATGAGTTGTTTACCATATTTTCCCTCCATGTGTAGACCAAAAAGACAATAAACCCCAAATGGCCTAAAAACATCAGGGAATGAAGGTAACCTTAGCCATGGCATCCATTCATCTAACAACCTTGTACCTACACAACAAGCATGTGCTAATGGTGACACACCCTTCAATTGCAATTTGAACACTTCTTTGGTGTTCCAAACACTTAGTATAGCATAGCTTGGAGGGAGAATACCCAATTTAAGATCAAATTTCGTGATGTTCTTCTTTGGTATTGCTATAAAAGTCCCCAGATTGAGTTTGTTTGACAAAATTATGTCTATATCCTTAGGATAAAATTCCGAATTCGCGAAGATATAGTTGTACATCGACTCGGCTAGGCGCGGTGGAAGCCGAAGCATGGCGATTTTGGAGCTTATTGGCTTGTAGTGAGCATGAACAGGTTGCACTAACATAGTTAGAGTCCTAAATTTTGAGTATCCACATTTTTTTGTGAACAAATTGAGTGAAGGCTCATTTGTGCAATCAGTTGCCATATATGCAAAGTTAGCACCCTTTTGCTTGCACCATTCTTCTAAATGTTCAACCAACTTTGTTCCAATGCCATATCTCCTGCATGTGCAAATAGAACCTTTAAACTTGTTATTTAATTTCCTTCTCAACTTTCACACcatttttgttttatcttttccTTTTGTCCTTTAGCTTTTTACTTcatttctttattcttctgAAAACAACCTAAACGGCTCCTGACAAATATCTCGAAAGTCAACAAGAtccttaataaaaaaaattcaacccGGCCcagatatttatttttatgggaCTGATTAGCCTTTTTGTAAAAAAAaccaatattattttttttgacaCAGAAAAATCAGGAACCAGaatggatatttttttttaggaATCTCGTAGTCCTTTCGAGATAATTGTCAGGTCAGATGGGGTATTCACTATTTTTCTTCAAGTAGAGATCTATATTAAAAAGTATCAAACATGAATTATAACCAATCAAGATTATGAAACTTTCTAtttatttcataaaattttGTGAGATTATATATCTATTATGGTTTGAGTATTTACATATaacttatattattatataataaattatgaaataaaaaaatatatatatactaaaaataatgaaacaagaattaattaaaatgaagagggagatgatgtggatgaTTTGAAGTGGGCAGAAAAAGTGGACTTTTGTGGAGCTTATTATTTGTATAGATGATGAAGAACTTAAGGACCAATATTTAGTGATATAGTTGAAATTAAGAATAAGACATGCTATCCTATCCAATTGTTAGTTTGTTGCTAAAGTAGCCTTATATTAGTGGATACATGTGTCAATGACAGCCTAGCTTACCTCTCCTTTATTCACACTTTCCATGATACGAGGATCAATAACCTCTTTTTTTCAGAATCTAATCTCCCCACCACTTCTTTTTCActccattttcttttttttttaattattttataaataacaaTATTCACACTAGGCAATGGCAAACAGAACAGAAGCAAAACACACCTTCTGAACTGACTTTTGTGGAGAATACAACAGACTAAAAATGCTACTAACTTTTACTaatgttttatatatttattgtgtATGTCTTgtaaactaaattaataaataaataaataatataataggAAACAGAGAATTTAGAGAGTGTAACTAACCTGTGTAGAGGAGAGACTCTGAGTCCTAAGATGTAAGCAAGCTTTATATGAAGTGATGAATTCCCCTTTGTAACTGTTTTCACACACCCTCTAATCACTCCAACTACTTCTCCTTCTCCATATTCTGCAACCTGTTTAAACCCCAATCATATAAAACtttcaaacttaaaacataaattatataatatgcAATCTAACCTATATACTCTACTTCAATTTGAACATCATCTATGGGTTCACATATACtactttttcctttttcaaaaaaaaaaaaataaatttatattatatttgataGAAATATAACCATTAATGTCACATTCTCCTATCAATTTAAGCTTTTGGAATAAGtagtttttttttgtgacttaaaagaaaataaacaacaacaagaaagaaaaaataaataaaaaactgcTTAAAAAAGACAGTCTCATTGAATACTATTTTCAAACTCCTTCTAAGGTAACGGAAGTTCCACTTAGGGAAAAAGGATCCTCATTGAAGTCTATATGATGTCTGCTACTGTATTTGCATTTTTCAAGATCAACCGAAGATCAACCTAATAAATAGTTTCGTAACATAATATCAAAACTTTTAAAATGAGTAATTTTATGACAATAtcaaataaatagtaaaaacaAGTTAAAAACTATTGTCGGTTAAAAATcgttaaattataatttactaacaataataaaatattatccCACTAAATAGAATTTACTATACAGATCAAACGATATTATTGAGTTCGAGACGGTTTACTTCTGCCTGACTAAAATATGTAAATTAAGGAAAGAATTACAAGAGAAAGAAGCTACTCCATTGACATTTGATGACATTGGAttgatatattataaaaaagaattaCCAGCATGAGATGTAAGTGAAAGTGACGGATACGGCAAATGGGGTCTCCCATGAGGTCAGTGAGAAGAGAAGGCTTCCCTCTCTGCCCAACTTCACAAAGCTTCTCAAGTTTCTCAACTTCCATTTTGTGTCTCTCTTCATCATACTCTCTCACCTTCACTTCCatctttgatgatgatgatcttTCTCTTTCATCAGCTGCTATCTTCATAGACATGACGATTGATCAATGATGTCTAGTTAATTATttgcaaagaaagaaagaagattaGATACTTGATAGATATATAGTGTATGTGTATGTGTATGTGTATGTATGTTCCTTCTTGCGTGTTTGATGTGCTATAACTAACTCTATCTATATATACTCATCATATATTCATATAGTAAGTAGTTCATAGAACCACAAAGAATATATGTTGCCTTCAAGTGGTTAGAGGGAGTCCAATTATCATATTAATTTAAATCCAACCTactatattataaataaaatttattattttttactaatatgATACGTGTTTCAAATGTTCGTGA from Arachis stenosperma cultivar V10309 chromosome 9, arast.V10309.gnm1.PFL2, whole genome shotgun sequence encodes the following:
- the LOC130950804 gene encoding probable N-acetyltransferase HLS1, which gives rise to MSMKIAADERERSSSSKMEVKVREYDEERHKMEVEKLEKLCEVGQRGKPSLLTDLMGDPICRIRHFHLHLMLVAEYGEGEVVGVIRGCVKTVTKGNSSLHIKLAYILGLRVSPLHRRYGIGTKLVEHLEEWCKQKGANFAYMATDCTNEPSLNLFTKKCGYSKFRTLTMLVQPVHAHYKPISSKIAMLRLPPRLAESMYNYIFANSEFYPKDIDIILSNKLNLGTFIAIPKKNITKFDLKLGILPPSYAILSVWNTKEVFKLQLKGVSPLAHACCVGTRLLDEWMPWLRLPSFPDVFRPFGVYCLFGLHMEGKYGKQLMKGLCGLVHNMARDDGGCGAIVAELGLRDPVREAVPHWTKFSWAEDMWCIKNLDKKCEPSDWLTSKSSSPVIFVDPRDF